The DNA window CCGTGTTGCAGGCCGCTGGCGATGAGAGATTCCACCCGATCCTTGTGCGCCTGGGTAATGACCGGGCCCATCTGAGGCTGGCTGGCAGTGTCGGTCGGGCCGACTTGGATCGCTTTCGTGGCGTCGATCAACGTGGGCAGGAAATGTTTCGCCGCATCGCCGATGACGACGGCGGTGGAGCCTGCCATGCAGCGTTCTCCGGCGCAGCCGAAGGCAGCCTCGGTGACGCCTTTGACGCTCGGCTCGAGGTCGGCGTCGGGCATGATGAGCACATAGTTTTTCGCGCCGCCGTTGGCTTGGACGCGTTTGCCGTTTTGCGTTCCAGTTAGATAGATATGGCGGGCGACGGGCGTGGAGCCGACGAAGGAAATGGCGCGGACTTTCGGGTGAACGAGCAGCGCATCGACGACTTCGCGGCCACCGTGGACGATGTTGAAGACACCCGCTGGCAGCCCGGCTTCCTCCAATAACTCCCCAAGTCGAATGGCGGTGAGCGGGACTTTTTCGCTGGGCTTGAGGACGTAGGTATTGCCGCAAACGAGCGCGACGGGGACCATCCAGAGCGGGACCATCGCGGGGAAGTTAAAGGGCGTGATGCCGGCGCAGACACCGAGCGGCTGGCGGATGGCGTCGCAATCGATGCCGCGCGCGACGTTTTCGAGGATTTCGCCCATCAATAACGATGGAACTCCGCAGGCAAACTCGACCATTTCGATCCCGCGCCGGACGTCGCCCCGGGCTTCGATGGCGGTCTTGCCATGCTCGCGGGTGACGAGCGCGGCGAGTGCGTCGAAGTGGTCTTCGAGCAGAATCTTGAAGCGGAAAAAGATGCGGGCGCGTTCGGTCGGCGGGGTCTCCATCCAGCTCGGGAACGCGGCGGCGGCGGCTTCGACGGCTTCGTTGACCAATGCCGCGTCGCCCATCGGCACTTCGGCGATGACTTCGCCGCGCGAGGGGTTGAAGACGGGCGATGTGGGGAGATCGGAGAGGTTTCTCCATTCGCCCCCGATGTAAACCGGGCAGGGCGTGAGCATGAGTAAATCTAAGCGTCGCGCCCGCAGCGTGTCTAATGGGAATCGGCCCGGCAAAGATAGGGAGATTTTGCACCGTGCGGAAGGTGTGTTACAGGTTTGCGCGTGACATTCCCCTCGCTTCTCCGTTTCGTCTGTGTGCTCTGGCTGGTGGGCTCCACTTTGTTCGCGGCCAATGAGCCGATCGTGGCGAACACTTTGCCCGATTTAAGTCTGATGCGTGGAGGGGCCACGACGACGCTGGATGTGTCGAATGTCTTCGGACTGACTGGCGTGACCGGGCCGCTGGTGGAGTTTGTTTTTTCTGGCGGCCACATGTTTCTCGAGCTGTTTCCGACGACCGCTCCCGCGACGGTGGCCAATTTCCTGCGCTACACGGATAACAAGGTTTACGACAACACCATCATTCATCGTTCCGAGCCGGGGTTCGTGATTCAGGCGGGGGGTTATCAGTGCGTAACCAATCTACCGCATGTGACGACATACGACCCGGTGCCGAATGAATTTTCGATCTCAAACACCGCTGGCACCATGGCGATGGCGAAAGTGGACGGCGATCTGAACAGCGCCACGAGCGAGTGGTTTGTGAACCTGGCGGATAACACCGGGCTCGATGCGGACAATCAGAAGTTTACGGTTTTCGGACGTTTGATTGGCAACGGACTGGGGTTCTGCCAAAGCATCGCAGCATTGCCGAGGGTCGATCTTTTCCCCGGTGATCCGACGAATTCAGAAGACCCGAATAACTACGATCCTTTCAACACATTGCCGGTTTTCAACTACACGAGCGGTACGGTCTTTCTCTCGAATTTGCTCCTTCTCGAGACCGTTCGCCGCGTCCCATTGATCAAACTCGACAGCACCATTTCTGGCTACCTCACACTCACGGCCACGTCGTCCAACCCGAGTGTGATGGTTCCCACGGTCACTTCCAATGGACTGCAACTCACCAGCGGCAGCACGTCGGGCCAGGCTACGATCACGGTCACTGCAACCGACATTTATGGACAAAACGTGAGCACGACTTTCGTGGGCAGCGCGTTGACGCCATCGTATCTCGTTTCCCTTCGAGCCAGCCCCTCCAGCTATGGCTCCGTTCGCGGCGGAAACACCATTCTCGCGGGCAGCCGCATCACGGTCAAAGCCATTCCACGGGCGCATCGCCGGTTCCGCAAATGGACGGAAAATGGCCGCACGATCAGCACACGGGCGAGTTACGTTTTTACCGTCGGATCGCAGCGTTCGCTGGTCGCAGTCTTCAGCCGCTAACTGGCAAAACGATAACCTGCGGCCCGAATCTGCGTCACGAGTTCGCGGATGAATTCCACGCTGGCGGGTGAGCCGGCGGCGTCGGTTTTTCCCTCGTGCACGAGCAGGATGGCACCGGGTTCCAGTCCGGTCAGAATGCGCTTCATGCTCTTCTCCGGGTCGCAGCGCAGGCCATCGAAGGCGCGCACGCTCCAGCCGACGAGGGTGAGTTTTTTCCGTCGCAAAACACCATGAAGAAAGGGATTTTTGATTCCCGCAGGACAGCGAAACGCCGGGAGCAACGGGAGTTGCATCCGACTCGCAGTCGATTCGAACTCGTCCAGTTCGCGGGCGACTTTCCACCGCGGATAAATCCAGAAGCGGGCGAGGTCGTGGTTTTGCGTGTGGCTGGCTGCGGTGTGCCCGTGGCGTTGCAATGCGGCGAGCGCCTCGGGGAATGAGGGTAGTTTTTTTCCCATCAAAAAGAAGGTCGCGGAGACGCCCTGCGCTTCTAACATTTTCGCCAGTTCCACCGTGTCGGCGGAAGGTCCGTCGTCGATGGTGAGCCAGACGATTTTCTCACTCGTCGGCAGCCGCGCTAGGACCGGACCTAACATGGTTGAACGCGGATAAAGCAATGCGACTAACAACAGCCCGTGGGCCACGACCGCATACAGCCAGACCCATAAGTGTGTGACTCCGATCAGGCCGACGAGCAGCGGCGGAGTGAGGTTCCAGACTAACAACGCGCGCCTGAGCCAGACGCTGGACGCGGTCACCCGATGCTCAGACAACGCACGGGCGATCAGCGATTCCATTCGACTATGGAATTCCTAATTTTACTCCCACTCGATCGTCGCGGGCGGCTTGCTGCTGATGTCGTAAACCACGCGGTTGACACCTTTGACTTCGTTGATGATCCGCGTGCTGATGCGGGCCAGAATGTCGTAGGGCAGCCGCACCCAGTCGGCGGTCATGCCGTCCTGGCTCTCGACGATGCGCAGCGCGATGGTGTTTTCGTAAGTGCGCTCGTCGCCCATCACGCCGACGGAGCGGACGGGCAGGAGGACGGCGAAGGATTGCCAGACTTTGTAATACCACTCGGAGGCTTTCATTTCCTCGACAACAATGGAGTCGGCCTCGCGCACGACGCGGAGGTTTTCCTCGGTGATTTCGCCGAGAATGCGCACGGCGAGTCCGGGGCCGGGAAACGGCTGGCGAAAGACGACTTCCTTTGGCAAGCCGAGTTCGAGTCCGACCTTGCGAACTTCGTCCTTGAAGAGCTGGCGCAGCGGTTCGATGAGCTGGAAATCCATGTCCTCGGGCAGGCCGCCGACGTTGTGATGGCTCTTGATAAGCGACGCCGGATTGCCGTCGATGGCGACGCTTTCGATGACGTCGGGATAGAGCGTGCCCTGGGCGAGAAACTTGTATTGCGACTCGTCGCCCGGGGCGTGAGCGGACTTTAAGTCGCGTGTCGCCTGCTCGAAAACGCGGACAAATTCGTTGCCGATGATCTTGCGTTTTTTCTCTGGATCGGTGACGCCCGCGAGCTTGCCAAGGAAGCTGGCCGAGGCATCCACGGTGACCAGTTTCATGTGGAAGTTCTCGCCGAAAAGTTTCTGGACGGCCTCCGCTTCATTGGCGCGAATGAGGCCGTTGTTCACAAAAACGCAGGTGAGCTGGTCGCCGATGGCCTTGTGCAAAAGCGCGGCCGCGACGGACGAATCGACGCCCCCGCTGAGCCCGAGAATGACACGCGCATCGCCGACTTTGGCCCGAATCTCGGCGCAGGTCAGCTCGATGAAGGAGCCCATCGTCCAGTCGCTTTTCGCGCCGGAAATAGTGTGGACGAAGTTTTTAATGATCTCGCTCCCGCGCGGCGTGTGGACGACTTCGGGGTGAAATTGCAGTCCGTAAAACTTGCGGGTGGCATCTTCGACGACGGCGTAGGGCGAGTTTTCCGTGGTGCCGACCGACTCAAACCCGGATGGCAACTGGGTCACTTTGTCGCCGTGGCTGTTCCAGACGTCGATCTCCTCGGGCAGACCTTGAAAAAGCGGGCACGCGGTGCGGACTTTCAATTTGCCGGGGCCAAACTCGCGGCGGCTGGAGTTTTCCACTCGACCACCGAGATGATGCGCCAAAAGCTGCATCCCGTAGCAGATGCCGAGCACGGGCAAGCCCAGGGAAAAAATCGCTGGGTCGGGTTGCGGTGCTTTCTCGGCATAAACGCTGGCCGGGCCGCCGGAAAGGATGATGCCGCTGGCTCCGGCCTGCGCGAGAACGGCGGCGGGCGTGTCGAACCGCACGATTTCGGAGTAAACCTGGCATTCGCGCACCCGGCGGGCGATGACCTGAGTGTATTGCGACCCAAAGTCGAGAATGAGAATTTTGGAAGGTGCGGCAGCAGACATGCGAATTTATTTCTTAACGATCACCATCTTCATCGCGTCGCCGCGCTTGATCTGGTCCACCACGGTCATGCCTTCGCCGAGGACGCGTCCAAAAACGGTGTATTGCATGTCGAGATGCGGCGCGTCCTGGAGGACGATGTAAAACTGGCTATTGGCCGAGTTGGGGGCGTTTGTGCGGGCGGCAGCGAGGGAGCCGCGGGAGTTTTTGTAGGCTTTGTTGACCTCGAGCGGGAGGTCGGGATAAGTCGAACCACCCGACCCGGCTCCGGGAACATCGACGCCATTTTTAGTTTTTGGATCGCCGACTTGGGCGACGAAATTCGGCACGATGCGATGGAACTGGATGCCGTCGTAAAAGCCTTCGCCAGCGAGAAGAAGAATCCGCTCGACGTGTTTCGGGGCGGCATCGGGGAAGAGTTCTAGGTAAATGTCTCCAGCGGGCACTTCGACGCGGACAATGGGATCTTTGCGGTCGAGATATTGGGCGTCCGCAGGTTTGGAGGTGGTGTCGTTCATCTGCAAAACTAAGCAAACAGACCGGGCCTAGCACAAGCGCGGAATTTTTTAATTTCTCCAAGCCACATCGCGAGTTGCATCGTTATGGGATTGACCCCGGGTTGCAGTCGCATGTATTACTAACTCGAACCCCTCCCCTATTATGATCGAGCTTGAAGTTTATGCGGCTGGCGTCCGCGATCCCGACAAAATCCTCGAACTCGAGCACGCGCTCGAAGTGCTGGTCGGCTTGCGTTACAAAATCGATGCAAACCACGACGTCGTTTACATGGATCTCGATCAGCCGACGGTGAATCTCCAGGAACTGAAGGATCTCTTTCGCCGCGCCGGACTGGACCCGAAATTTGTCGGTTCCGTCCCAGCGGAAATGACGAAAAAAGCGAAGACGCAGAAGATCACCATCCGCTAAATCGGGCGGTAAATTCTTTATCGGCGGGAATAACGCCCGCGGCCTCCATCGGCACCGTTCCTGCTTAGGAACAGGTATGCTTTTTATCACGGGAAATTCTCAGGTATGACACCCTCCCGGACGATCAACCTGATGCGGCTGCTGTTTCTGGCCTTCACCACCAGCATTGGCTGGCTCTGCATCGATCTCGGTCGCGGCCCTCTCTGGATCGGGGCCTGCATCGGCATGGTGGCGGGTTTGATCACGATTTTGGTGGACCGCCTGCTCGACGGGATTCGGCTGCGGGCGTTCTCATCGGCCACTTTCGGGCTCCTCATCGGTTGCGTCTTCGCCCATCTTTTGCGTGCGTCCGGCGTGCTCGATTATGTGCCGGAAAGGACCGCTTGGATGATCAATCTCGGTGCCTACTGCTTTTTCGGTTACATGGGAATGATGCTCGCCGTCCGCAGCAATCGCGACGAATTTTCCCTCATCATTCCCTACGTTCGCTTCCGGCAGCAATCGGTCCAGGAACAACCCGTTCTTGTCGATACCAACATCGTTATCGACGGTCGCATCACCGAGCTTTGCCTCTCTGGCTTCATTCGCGGACCACTCATCGTCCCGCGTTTCGTGCTCAACGAACTCCAGCGCATGGCCGACTCCGGCGATTCAATCAAGCGTGAGCGTGGTCGGCGCGGTCTCAGTAAACTGCAGGAAATGCAGCTCTCGGAGATTGTAGGCGTCACCATTCACGAGACGGATACCCAAGCCATTGGCGACGTGGACAGCGAACTGATCCGGCTGGCGCAGATATTGGGAGCCCGCATTATTTCCAATGACAGCGGACTTTGCCAGGTCGCACGGCTGCAAAAAGTCAACGTCCTCAACCTCAACGAAATGGCCAAAGCCTTGCAAATGAAGGACTTGCCCGGAGACGAGTTGGAGTTGCATCTGGTCAAGGAAGGCCGCGACTTCCATCAGGCGGTCGGCTACCGCAACGACGGAACGATGGTCGTGGTGAACAACGCCCGTCATCTCATCGGCGAGACGGTCGATGTTGTCATCAGCAGTTTTGTCCAGACGAACGCCGGTCGGCTGACCTTTGCCGAGTTGAAAAATATGGAACACGCGCCGCTGAAAGCCAGCGCCTGAGCAAACCGAGTTAGACTTAATTCAGCGTCCGCTCGTAATCCACCAGCCGGTTGAGCGCGGCGGCAAAATCCTCGAAAGCCGGGGCCGGAATCATGATCGTGTCGCGGCGTCCGTTCACGTCTTCGGTCACTTTCAGAAAGCGTCCGCGGGCGTTTTCCTTGAGGTCCAGAAAGAAAACTTTGCGGTCAATGATCACTTTTTCGCTCGCGATCGGCGCATCGTGCACGCGCTCATTTCCACCGCGGGATTCATTTCTTTCGGACCACTCTGATTCGGACATAAACGTGTTTTTTGGGGCTGAATCTTTGTTTTAGATTCTAAATGAACAATGTCAACCTCGCTCTTTAACTCCGCTGCAAGCCCACGGCAGAGCGGACTTTGAGCAGTGTCTTTGAGGCCACAGCCTGCGCCTTTTCGCTGCCTACGCTGAGAATTTTCTCCACACGAGTTGGATCGGATTGTAACTCGGCCCGGCGTTCCCGCATCGGCGCGAAATGGGTCCAGATCGCCTCGAAAAGCCGGTTTTTGAACTCACCGTAACCAATTCCGCCCGCCCGAAAATCGGCTTCCATGCGAGTTACATCCGACTCAGCGGCGAAGTGACGATAGAGCGCGACGATGCTGGAAGTCGCCGGATCCTTCGGCGATTCCACCGGAGTCGAATCCGTCTGCAGCTGGCGGATTTTCTTGAGCAACGCCTTTTCTTCCAGAAACAAATCGATGGTGTTCCCGTAGCTCTTGCTCATTTTTTGGCCGTCGAGTCCGGGCACGGTCGCGACTTCCTCGCGAATGATCGGTGTCGGCAGTTTGAAGGTCGCGCCGTATTGTTCGTTGAGTTTGATCGCGATGTCGCGGGTCACTTCCACGTGCTGTTTTTGATCGCGCCCGACGGGAACGAGGTCGCTCTCGTAGAGTAAAATATCCGCCGCCATCAGCACCGGATAGGCAAACAACCCGTGATCCGCCGCGATCCCGCGCGCCGTTTTGTCCTTGTAGGAATGGCACTTTTCTAAGAGCGACATCGGCGTCACCGTGCTCAAAATCCAGGAAAGCTCGGTCACCGCTGGCACGTCCGACTGCACGAAAAGGCAGGCTTTTTCCGGGTCCAAACCGCAGGCGAGAAAGTCCAGCGCCACGCTTTTCACATAACTCCGCAACTGCGCCGGGTCGCGCACGGTCGTCAGCGCGTGGTAATCGGCAATGAAATAATAGGCGTCGCCGCGCTCCTGCAATTCGATTGCGGGCCGCATGGCGCCGAGATAATTGCCGATGTGCAACGTGCCTGAGGGCTGGATGCCGGTGAGGATGCGCGGCATGAGTTATTTCGAGATGGATTTGACGAGCACCTTGCTATTGCGACCGCTCGCGTCGTATTTCTCGCGTCGGCTGGCGGGCAGCACGTCGGCGGACGTCTCCACGAAGCCGCCTTTCTGGTGCAAATAGGCAAATGCACGGGTCGAAAGCGCGAAGATTTCATTGAAACTCCGCTCACGCGCCAGGTTCTCGACAAAGGCCATCAGCTTTTTGCCGTGCCCTTGATTCTCCGCGCCTTTCGCGACGTAGAGACAGGCCAGTTCGGCCTTCGATTCCTCGGGAAAGGCATGAAGCGCCACGCAGCCGACAAGCCGACGGTCGATTTCCAGCACCCAATAATCCTCGATTCGCGCGACGATGTCGGCCCGCGTGCGATGGATCAATTCCTCGTTATCGACCGACTCGCGGATGAGATTCATCACGCCACGCACGTCCTTTTTGTAAATGCGCCGAATCTGCTGGTAGTCGTTTGAGAAAATCATCGTCCCGACGCCTTCATTGGAGAAAACCTCGGTCAACAACGCCTCATTCAGATTGCCGTTGATCAAATGCACTCGCGGAATGCCCAACCGGCAGGCGCGGGCGGCGTGGTCGAGCTTGGACGCCGTGCCGACGGGCAGTTTGGCGCGGTGCTTTTTGAGAAGATCCTCCGTCTCCGGCACGGAAAGCTGCGCCACGAAACGCCCGTCGATCACCACGTCCGGGTGAGCCGAAATGAAAATAATCTTCGCCGCGTGCAGCGCCTCGGCGACTTCCAAGGCTATGGCGTCGGAGTTCACCCGGAACGTGCGGCCCTCGCCATCGAACCCGAGCGGCGGAATCACCGGAACGATTCCCTCATTCAAAAACAGCTCCAAACAACGGTCGTCCACGCGCTCGACACGGCCGGTGTTTTGGTTGTCCACCCCGCCCAAAATGCCTGCCGGATGCGCGATCACGGTGTTCGCGTAAGCCGCCCGCAGATCGACATTGGTCAGGCCCTGCATGATCTCGTTGGTGAGATTGATCGCAATGTGAGTCGCGATCTCCAGCGTCGCGTCGTCCGTGATCCCAGTTCCATCGGTATTGGAGAGCGCGACGTGCTCTTTCTGGCCCGCCGCCTCGATCTGAAAAGCCGCGCCGTGAATCAGCACGACCCGGATGTTCAACGAACGCAAGACCGCGATATCGAGGAGAATATTGGGGAAATTGGGAGACGCCAGCACCTCGCCATCGATGGCAATCACGAAAGTCCGCTCCCGAAAACGGGGAACGTACTGCAAAATACCGCGGAGATCGGAGACCTTCATCTGCGGCCAGTGAATATCAATTTGGCGGATCGGAAAACAAGAAACTATGCCGGGTAATTTTCTCTGTGTCCGCTCCGGCACGTGTGAAATAGTCGGGCGATGATTCTGGCGATTGAGACTTCCTGCGATGAGACGGCAGTCGCGTTGTATTCAGCGGAAAAAGGCGTGCTGGCGTCGGAGATTTCGTCGCAGATTTTGCTCCATCGTCCGTATGGCGGCGTCGTGCCGGAGGTGGCGTCGCGCAGTCATTTGGAAGTAATCGAGCCGCTGATTCGAGTTGCATTGGAATCAGCCAAAGTGGCCGTCAGTGACATCGATGCGTTTGCCGCCACGTCGGGTCCGGGGCTCGCTTCGTCGTTGCTCGTCGGCTCGTCGGTCGCGAAGGGTCTCGCCGTCGGGTCCGGCAAACCCTATCTCGCCGTCAACCATATCGAGGGTCATCTGCTCTCGCCGTTCATCGGAAATCCGGCGGGCGTGCTGCCGAATCTTTCGCTCGTGGTCAGCGGCGGTCACACGCTGCTCGTCGAGGTGGGTGGGGCAGGCGATTACCGATTGCTCGGCCGCACGGTCGATGATGCCGCAGGCGAGGCTTTCGATAAAGTGGCGAAGATGCTCGGACTGCCGTATCCGGGGGGGCCGGAGATTGATCGCGTGGCGAAAACCGGAGATCCGAAGCGCTTCGATTTCCCGCGTTCGATGCTGAAGAGCGGAGATTTTCAATTCAGTTTCAGCGGACTGAAAACGGCGGTGCGCTATCTGTTGCCGAAGCTGAAACCCGACGATCTGGCGGACGTTTGCGCGTCATTTCAGGAGGCGGTGATCGAGGTTCTGGTCGGCAAAGCTCTGGCTGCGGCCAAAAAAACGCAGTCGAGTTTGATTGCAATCAGCGGAGGCGTCGCGGGAAATTCCCGTCTGCGCGAAGCGATGACGCACGCCTGCGTCAAGAATGGATTGGAACTCCGGATCGCCGCTGGAAAATATTGCGGCGATAACGCGGCGATGATCGCCCACGTCGCGCAAAAACATTTCGAGCGTGGCCTTTTTTCCGATCTGGATGAGGAGATTCAGCCCAATCTCAGCCTCGACTGGCTGCGCTGATTTCCTTGGGAGCGCCCGCGTCTCGCGGGCAGTTCTCGGCGTCCCGCCGAGAACCTTTCCAGATGTGTTGCGTGGGACACGCAACACTGGCCGCGAGACGCGGGCGCTCCCCGGGGTCTAACTTTCCGGTTTGATCCGGTAATCCACCCGGCGTGAGTTCAGCCAAGCCACTCCAAACATGTCCATCGTGGCCTTGATCGCACGGTTGCCGAGGCCGTATTTGCTGATGCCAAACTGCCGGTGCCGGTGATTCACCGGGGTTTCCACCACTTTGTAACCCGCGTTTTTGATCAGCGCCGGAATGAAACGATGCATTCCGTAGAAGGGCAGCAGCGCGCGGCGGCATTCGGTTCGCATTGCCTTCAGACTGCAACCCGTGTCGCGCACGCCGTCGCCGATGAAGCGACTCCGAACGAAATTGGCCACGCGGCTGGTGATGCGCTTGACCACCGTATCGCGGCGTTTAGCGCGGTAACCGCAGACGAGGTCACCGCCGTTTTCCACGGAAGAGACGAGTTTCATAATATCGGCAGGATCGTTTTGCAGGTCGCCGTCGAGCAGGACGATGATGTCACCTTTCGCCGCCATGATGCCGGCATACATCGCAGCGCTTTGGCCGGCATTTTTCTCAAAAGCGAGCACGCTCACGGTCGGCTTGCGCTCGATTTTGGCCACGGTGGCGTCCTTCGATCCATCATCGACGAAGAGGATTTCGTAATCCTGTCCAGCCAGGCCGGACTCGAGTTGTTGCTGGAGCGGGGCGATATTTTCCTCCTCGTTGTAGAGCGGAATGACGACGGAAATGTGTGGACTCATGGAGATTTTGGCGGGGTCTTAGAGAGGCAGGGTCTTATAATTGGTGCAAATGAAAAAGCGAATTTTGCGGACGAGCAGCCCATTTTTCGTGATTTCCCGCTCGCCGAAATACTCCCAGCGCTCGAAGCCGCGCATGAGCGCCTCCGCCGGTTTGCCCTCGGCGCGGTCGGTGACGTAGAGCGCGTTTTTGCCCATGAATCGATTCACACCCGCTTCTTCAGTGTTGAATGGATCGAGTTCGTGCGGCGCGGCATCGTCGAAAGTGTCGTAACTCGGCCAGAAGGAATATTGGTTCTGAATCATCTGCGACTCGGGGATGTAAACCGGCGGATCGCCCGCTCGCATCACCGGTTTTTCGGGCAGATACCAGGCGAGCGAGGCGGCGACCTGGTATTTGTTGGCGATCAGGAAAACCGGGCCGCCGGTCTTGGCTTCGACCTCACGGCGAACCTCGGCGACGGTTTTTCCCGTCTCGGTCCAGCCTTGCAGACGCGTGCCTGCGTCATATTCGTAGGGCCAGTGGATGCCCATTTTGCGGAGCGGTTCCGTGCCCATCGCGAGCAGGGAAATGAAAACCCCTAGCACGAGCGCGGCCCGCGCCCAGATGCGAAACCACGGCTTGCGCTCGAACCGGCGCAGCCAGTCGCGCGTGGCAAAAATCGCCAGCGTGACCATCGCGGGCGCGGTCCAGTTCGCCTCGCCGGCTTCCTTTAGCGACAATCCGAAGTAGAGAAAAATCAGCGGCGCGGCGAAGGAAATGAGGAAGGCTGTCTTGCGATGGTTGCTGAAATTCCAGAGTCCGGCGAAAAAACTCCAGCCGAGTCCGATCAATATCAGCGGCGAATAGACGCCGAGATGTTCGCCGAGGAACTTAAACGGCTCCTCCGGGTGCAGCGCGAAACCGGTCTCCAGATTGCCACGTTCGCTCAGGTGCGTGAGCGTG is part of the Chthoniobacterales bacterium genome and encodes:
- a CDS encoding CoA-acylating methylmalonate-semialdehyde dehydrogenase yields the protein MLTPCPVYIGGEWRNLSDLPTSPVFNPSRGEVIAEVPMGDAALVNEAVEAAAAAFPSWMETPPTERARIFFRFKILLEDHFDALAALVTREHGKTAIEARGDVRRGIEMVEFACGVPSLLMGEILENVARGIDCDAIRQPLGVCAGITPFNFPAMVPLWMVPVALVCGNTYVLKPSEKVPLTAIRLGELLEEAGLPAGVFNIVHGGREVVDALLVHPKVRAISFVGSTPVARHIYLTGTQNGKRVQANGGAKNYVLIMPDADLEPSVKGVTEAAFGCAGERCMAGSTAVVIGDAAKHFLPTLIDATKAIQVGPTDTASQPQMGPVITQAHKDRVESLIASGLQHGAKIAVDGRGVRVADAPKGFFVGATILDHVESTMEVAREEIFGPVLNVMRMDDLDAAIELTNRSVFGNGASIFTRSGKAAREFKHRVKAGMVGINIGVPASMAWFPFNGWDDSFFGDLHMQGREGVQFFTQLKVTTSRWFSYGEGNIWAEK
- a CDS encoding peptidylprolyl isomerase, translating into MTFPSLLRFVCVLWLVGSTLFAANEPIVANTLPDLSLMRGGATTTLDVSNVFGLTGVTGPLVEFVFSGGHMFLELFPTTAPATVANFLRYTDNKVYDNTIIHRSEPGFVIQAGGYQCVTNLPHVTTYDPVPNEFSISNTAGTMAMAKVDGDLNSATSEWFVNLADNTGLDADNQKFTVFGRLIGNGLGFCQSIAALPRVDLFPGDPTNSEDPNNYDPFNTLPVFNYTSGTVFLSNLLLLETVRRVPLIKLDSTISGYLTLTATSSNPSVMVPTVTSNGLQLTSGSTSGQATITVTATDIYGQNVSTTFVGSALTPSYLVSLRASPSSYGSVRGGNTILAGSRITVKAIPRAHRRFRKWTENGRTISTRASYVFTVGSQRSLVAVFSR
- a CDS encoding polysaccharide deacetylase family protein; protein product: MESLIARALSEHRVTASSVWLRRALLVWNLTPPLLVGLIGVTHLWVWLYAVVAHGLLLVALLYPRSTMLGPVLARLPTSEKIVWLTIDDGPSADTVELAKMLEAQGVSATFFLMGKKLPSFPEALAALQRHGHTAASHTQNHDLARFWIYPRWKVARELDEFESTASRMQLPLLPAFRCPAGIKNPFLHGVLRRKKLTLVGWSVRAFDGLRCDPEKSMKRILTGLEPGAILLVHEGKTDAAGSPASVEFIRELVTQIRAAGYRFAS
- the guaA gene encoding glutamine-hydrolyzing GMP synthase; this encodes MSAAAPSKILILDFGSQYTQVIARRVRECQVYSEIVRFDTPAAVLAQAGASGIILSGGPASVYAEKAPQPDPAIFSLGLPVLGICYGMQLLAHHLGGRVENSSRREFGPGKLKVRTACPLFQGLPEEIDVWNSHGDKVTQLPSGFESVGTTENSPYAVVEDATRKFYGLQFHPEVVHTPRGSEIIKNFVHTISGAKSDWTMGSFIELTCAEIRAKVGDARVILGLSGGVDSSVAAALLHKAIGDQLTCVFVNNGLIRANEAEAVQKLFGENFHMKLVTVDASASFLGKLAGVTDPEKKRKIIGNEFVRVFEQATRDLKSAHAPGDESQYKFLAQGTLYPDVIESVAIDGNPASLIKSHHNVGGLPEDMDFQLIEPLRQLFKDEVRKVGLELGLPKEVVFRQPFPGPGLAVRILGEITEENLRVVREADSIVVEEMKASEWYYKVWQSFAVLLPVRSVGVMGDERTYENTIALRIVESQDGMTADWVRLPYDILARISTRIINEVKGVNRVVYDISSKPPATIEWE
- a CDS encoding peptidylprolyl isomerase is translated as MNDTTSKPADAQYLDRKDPIVRVEVPAGDIYLELFPDAAPKHVERILLLAGEGFYDGIQFHRIVPNFVAQVGDPKTKNGVDVPGAGSGGSTYPDLPLEVNKAYKNSRGSLAAARTNAPNSANSQFYIVLQDAPHLDMQYTVFGRVLGEGMTVVDQIKRGDAMKMVIVKK
- a CDS encoding DNA-binding protein produces the protein MSESEWSERNESRGGNERVHDAPIASEKVIIDRKVFFLDLKENARGRFLKVTEDVNGRRDTIMIPAPAFEDFAAALNRLVDYERTLN
- the trpS gene encoding tryptophan--tRNA ligase produces the protein MPRILTGIQPSGTLHIGNYLGAMRPAIELQERGDAYYFIADYHALTTVRDPAQLRSYVKSVALDFLACGLDPEKACLFVQSDVPAVTELSWILSTVTPMSLLEKCHSYKDKTARGIAADHGLFAYPVLMAADILLYESDLVPVGRDQKQHVEVTRDIAIKLNEQYGATFKLPTPIIREEVATVPGLDGQKMSKSYGNTIDLFLEEKALLKKIRQLQTDSTPVESPKDPATSSIVALYRHFAAESDVTRMEADFRAGGIGYGEFKNRLFEAIWTHFAPMRERRAELQSDPTRVEKILSVGSEKAQAVASKTLLKVRSAVGLQRS
- the argA gene encoding amino-acid N-acetyltransferase, translating into MKVSDLRGILQYVPRFRERTFVIAIDGEVLASPNFPNILLDIAVLRSLNIRVVLIHGAAFQIEAAGQKEHVALSNTDGTGITDDATLEIATHIAINLTNEIMQGLTNVDLRAAYANTVIAHPAGILGGVDNQNTGRVERVDDRCLELFLNEGIVPVIPPLGFDGEGRTFRVNSDAIALEVAEALHAAKIIFISAHPDVVIDGRFVAQLSVPETEDLLKKHRAKLPVGTASKLDHAARACRLGIPRVHLINGNLNEALLTEVFSNEGVGTMIFSNDYQQIRRIYKKDVRGVMNLIRESVDNEELIHRTRADIVARIEDYWVLEIDRRLVGCVALHAFPEESKAELACLYVAKGAENQGHGKKLMAFVENLARERSFNEIFALSTRAFAYLHQKGGFVETSADVLPASRREKYDASGRNSKVLVKSISK
- the tsaD gene encoding tRNA (adenosine(37)-N6)-threonylcarbamoyltransferase complex transferase subunit TsaD, giving the protein MILAIETSCDETAVALYSAEKGVLASEISSQILLHRPYGGVVPEVASRSHLEVIEPLIRVALESAKVAVSDIDAFAATSGPGLASSLLVGSSVAKGLAVGSGKPYLAVNHIEGHLLSPFIGNPAGVLPNLSLVVSGGHTLLVEVGGAGDYRLLGRTVDDAAGEAFDKVAKMLGLPYPGGPEIDRVAKTGDPKRFDFPRSMLKSGDFQFSFSGLKTAVRYLLPKLKPDDLADVCASFQEAVIEVLVGKALAAAKKTQSSLIAISGGVAGNSRLREAMTHACVKNGLELRIAAGKYCGDNAAMIAHVAQKHFERGLFSDLDEEIQPNLSLDWLR